A DNA window from Rossellomorea marisflavi contains the following coding sequences:
- the pssA gene encoding CDP-diacylglycerol--serine O-phosphatidyltransferase: protein MFLSEALDQTVKKLKAHAANFVTLLNLSLGGFAIVSVLHNQPHQALLFIFIAALTDRFDGMVARKLNVESDLGKQLDSMSDIVSFGVAPAVLMYYAALQSLGVVGAFFMIFYIGCGAYRLARFNITENAGYFTGLPITAAGCLVTLSYLAIPHVPAGIILTTMILMSLLMVSPFTIKKV from the coding sequence TTGTTTCTCTCCGAAGCACTTGATCAAACCGTAAAAAAACTGAAAGCCCATGCAGCCAATTTCGTGACGCTGCTCAACCTGTCACTTGGCGGATTCGCCATCGTCTCCGTCCTGCATAACCAGCCTCACCAGGCCTTATTATTCATCTTCATCGCAGCCCTCACCGACCGTTTCGACGGGATGGTCGCCAGGAAGCTGAACGTCGAGTCAGACCTCGGGAAGCAGCTCGACTCCATGAGCGACATCGTTTCATTCGGAGTAGCCCCCGCTGTACTCATGTACTACGCAGCACTCCAGTCATTGGGCGTGGTCGGGGCTTTCTTCATGATTTTCTACATCGGATGCGGTGCCTACAGACTCGCCCGTTTCAACATCACAGAGAATGCCGGTTACTTCACGGGGCTTCCCATCACGGCCGCAGGCTGCCTTGTGACCTTGTCGTACCTGGCCATCCCCCATGTACCGGCAGGAATCATCCTGACGACGATGATCCTCATGTCACTCTTGATGGTCAGCCCTTTCACCATTAAAAAAGTGTAA
- a CDS encoding cell surface glycoprotein has product MTGVGAPSCAIGNDGDLYIDISTGNLYYKEQEPVPPANRPVPSFTGNTLNVGSTRLYTTIQAALTAAVNGDRLLLDAETFTITATLPVNKSVTIEGQGKGLTTVITTSNAVTTMFNVTVSNVIFREMTIVQNFPSIASTETIIRVGNFATGIYVDNCELSVCEFGITLIATEFQITNCDFTYAPAAALNNNYRYISIASTSGQSIIDSNTFVSGSGNSNCSFIIITNIAVSSGTLKGDLVVRNNEQVVAFQLRHLLNMEETIGNNFGLYIINNRTFSEGNVPVLLNGPNLNVFKFIAIYGNTVQNSAGKGLVGIDVYYLGSTDIFATGNTITNQTFAAGWASATTDPTDVTVGYHAAVIPVPPNLPLNPCYWLLLSEFI; this is encoded by the coding sequence TTGACAGGTGTTGGCGCACCAAGCTGTGCGATTGGTAATGATGGTGACCTTTATATCGATATCTCTACGGGGAATTTGTATTATAAAGAGCAGGAGCCTGTTCCTCCAGCAAACAGGCCGGTCCCTTCTTTTACAGGGAACACCCTCAATGTAGGGTCGACCCGGCTGTATACGACGATACAAGCGGCTTTAACCGCAGCGGTCAATGGGGATCGATTACTACTTGACGCTGAAACCTTTACGATTACGGCCACCTTGCCTGTAAACAAGTCGGTAACCATAGAGGGACAGGGAAAAGGTTTAACGACTGTCATTACGACGAGTAACGCTGTAACAACCATGTTTAATGTCACGGTTTCGAATGTGATCTTCCGAGAAATGACCATCGTTCAAAACTTCCCATCTATCGCGTCTACAGAAACCATCATACGGGTGGGGAACTTCGCTACAGGAATTTATGTCGATAACTGTGAACTCTCTGTATGTGAGTTCGGAATTACCCTGATTGCTACCGAGTTCCAGATTACAAATTGCGATTTCACCTATGCCCCGGCTGCTGCCCTTAATAATAACTATCGGTATATCAGTATTGCGTCTACTTCAGGTCAGAGTATTATTGATAGCAATACGTTCGTATCCGGTTCGGGAAACTCCAATTGCAGTTTTATTATTATCACAAATATAGCAGTCAGTTCCGGTACACTAAAAGGGGACTTAGTGGTAAGAAATAATGAACAAGTGGTGGCCTTCCAATTAAGACATCTTCTCAATATGGAAGAAACGATAGGAAATAATTTCGGTTTGTATATTATAAATAATAGAACCTTTAGCGAAGGGAACGTCCCGGTCTTGCTGAATGGTCCGAATCTGAATGTTTTTAAATTCATCGCTATCTATGGCAACACTGTTCAAAATTCAGCAGGAAAAGGGCTTGTCGGCATCGATGTCTACTACCTGGGCAGTACGGACATTTTCGCAACGGGTAATACCATCACCAATCAAACCTTCGCTGCCGGATGGGCATCTGCAACGACTGACCCAACCGATGTGACCGTCGGTTATCATGCAGCCGTTATCCCCGTCCCGCCTAATCTTCCGCTGAATCCTTGTTACTGGTTATTGTTGAGTGAATTTATATAA
- the sigK gene encoding RNA polymerase sporulation sigma factor SigK, translating into MSGVLTALGYFVKELFFLVSYVKNNAFPQPLSAAEERKYLRLMAEGDEHARNMLIEHNLRLVAHIVKKFENTGEDPEDLISIGTIGLIKAIESYSEGKGTKLATYAARCIENEILMHLRALKKTKKDISLHDPIGQDKEGNEISLIDILKSEADDVIDTIQLSMELEKVRKYICVLDDREKEVIIGRFGLDLKEEKTQREIAKELNISRSYVSRIEKRALMKMFHEFYREEKEKRGK; encoded by the coding sequence ATGTCTGGAGTTCTGACAGCGCTCGGCTATTTCGTGAAAGAATTGTTCTTCCTTGTTTCCTACGTAAAAAATAACGCCTTTCCACAACCGCTATCGGCAGCAGAGGAACGGAAATACTTACGGCTCATGGCAGAAGGGGATGAGCACGCGAGGAATATGCTGATCGAGCATAATCTTAGGCTCGTGGCACATATCGTGAAGAAATTCGAAAACACTGGAGAAGACCCCGAAGACCTCATCTCCATCGGCACGATCGGGCTGATCAAGGCGATCGAGAGCTATTCCGAGGGTAAGGGAACGAAGCTTGCCACCTATGCTGCCCGTTGCATCGAGAATGAGATCCTCATGCATCTCAGGGCCCTCAAGAAAACGAAAAAGGATATCTCCCTTCACGATCCGATCGGCCAGGATAAAGAAGGGAATGAGATCAGCCTCATCGATATCCTCAAATCGGAAGCCGATGACGTGATCGATACGATCCAGCTCAGCATGGAACTGGAGAAGGTCCGGAAATACATCTGCGTCCTGGATGATCGGGAGAAAGAGGTCATCATCGGCCGTTTCGGACTCGACTTGAAAGAAGAGAAGACCCAGCGGGAGATCGCAAAAGAATTGAACATCTCGAGGAGCTATGTGTCCCGGATCGAAAAGCGGGCCTTGATGAAGATGTTCCATGAGTTTTACCGGGAGGAGAAAGAGAAACGGGGAAAATGA
- a CDS encoding toxic anion resistance protein, with protein sequence MSFSMSVTTQEEVKKVIEQEVKPVPEEVRKLQEAAEANVQAVLNLDLDSLEKKKEILASIDSFGMDTLRSSSSKNALLQVSVGNLSKTGDEGGQVAKGLSDLQIEIKDLDPSMIDFAKTGLLGKLFNPMRAYFAKYQKADTVISDIVGSLEKGRNVLKNDNTTLEIEQHALRELTKVLQKEIELGSLMDASIAAQVEVAREKGEDPDRVRFIEEEILFPLRQRVMDLNTMLVVNQQGIIAYEMVVRNNRELIRGVDRAKTVTISALRIGVTVASALYNQKIVLKKIEALNATTNTIIAGTSKMLKDQGTAIQKQAMEANISVDTLKTAFSDVIEAMDSISTYKREALPQMRETINQFKELAATGEEQIQRLEKGSKIQF encoded by the coding sequence ATGAGCTTTTCCATGAGTGTGACCACACAAGAAGAAGTGAAAAAGGTGATCGAACAAGAGGTCAAACCCGTGCCTGAGGAGGTAAGGAAGCTTCAAGAAGCGGCGGAAGCGAACGTCCAGGCGGTCCTTAACCTCGATCTCGATTCCCTTGAGAAGAAAAAAGAAATCCTTGCTTCCATCGATTCCTTCGGGATGGACACCCTGCGATCGTCTTCGAGCAAAAATGCCCTCCTGCAGGTATCAGTGGGCAATCTATCGAAGACGGGTGATGAAGGCGGACAGGTGGCCAAAGGGCTGAGCGACCTTCAAATCGAAATCAAGGACCTCGACCCGAGCATGATCGATTTTGCCAAGACGGGTCTCCTCGGGAAGCTGTTCAATCCCATGCGGGCCTACTTCGCCAAGTATCAGAAAGCCGACACCGTCATATCCGATATCGTCGGGTCACTGGAGAAGGGCAGGAATGTCCTGAAAAATGACAATACGACCCTTGAAATCGAACAGCACGCCCTCAGGGAGCTGACCAAGGTGCTTCAGAAGGAAATCGAACTCGGTTCCCTCATGGATGCTTCCATCGCCGCACAGGTGGAAGTGGCACGGGAAAAGGGGGAGGATCCAGATCGGGTCCGGTTCATCGAAGAGGAAATCCTGTTCCCCCTCCGGCAGCGGGTCATGGACCTGAACACGATGCTCGTCGTCAACCAGCAGGGAATCATCGCCTATGAAATGGTCGTGAGAAACAACCGGGAACTCATCCGCGGTGTCGACAGGGCGAAAACGGTCACCATCTCCGCCCTCCGGATCGGCGTGACCGTCGCAAGTGCCCTGTACAATCAAAAGATCGTCCTCAAGAAGATCGAAGCTCTGAACGCGACGACGAATACGATCATCGCCGGGACTTCCAAGATGCTGAAGGATCAGGGAACCGCCATCCAGAAGCAGGCGATGGAAGCGAATATCTCCGTCGACACCCTCAAGACCGCCTTCAGCGATGTCATTGAAGCAATGGACTCGATCTCCACCTACAAGCGCGAAGCCCTTCCACAGATGCGGGAAACAATCAACCAGTTCAAAGAGCTCGCCGCAACGGGGGAAGAGCAAATCCAGCGACTGGAGAAGGGGTCGAAAATCCAGTTCTGA
- a CDS encoding vWA domain-containing protein yields MMKKGKFLLVSGLIVLLVFGGVFFGIKLTSNLGKTDKQITAESADKQLDELYGKIDVTKEKPIKGQIDLDPADAASELPDISKFPLTVEGTGNTTVEIFSSTEKSGKGKEGWLNKVAEDFNASGASGQVTIRSIASGTATEYITSGKSIPDAFAPSNELWGEMVKASGVESNLIEKRLVGNVPGIVISKKKHDQLIEKYGAVNAKTILEAMTEDEFAMGYTDPFASSTGLNFLITGLNAFDNKNVLSDDAVKGFESFQANVPFTASTTLQMREAAKSGMLDGFVLEYQTYTNASDLKDSYEFVPFGVRHDNPLYALGELPAEKVKVLEEFAQFAKQDRYKELAKKDGFNGLEEYQSEMKPLDGSTITSAQKIWKEKKNGTQSIAAVFVADVSGSMDGESLNKLKESLLKGQKYLGKDNSIGLVSYSDDVAINMPIKKFDVNQQSEFVGAVESLQANGGTATYDGIVVAMKMLQDELEKNPDTRPLIFVLSDGDTNQGNSLKAVRPLIEAYKIPVYTIGYNADLKALETISSINEAASINADTDDVVYKIRNLFNVQL; encoded by the coding sequence ATGATGAAAAAAGGAAAATTCCTGCTCGTTTCCGGTCTAATCGTCCTGTTGGTCTTCGGTGGTGTCTTCTTCGGGATCAAACTCACCTCCAACCTCGGGAAAACCGATAAGCAGATCACAGCAGAAAGTGCAGATAAACAGCTGGATGAACTGTACGGCAAAATCGACGTGACGAAAGAAAAACCGATCAAGGGCCAGATCGATCTCGACCCGGCGGATGCAGCTTCGGAGCTTCCGGATATCTCAAAATTCCCTCTTACCGTAGAGGGGACGGGGAATACAACGGTAGAAATCTTTTCTTCTACAGAAAAATCAGGGAAAGGGAAGGAAGGATGGCTGAATAAAGTTGCGGAAGACTTCAATGCCTCCGGCGCCTCGGGTCAGGTCACCATCCGCAGTATCGCATCCGGGACGGCAACGGAGTACATCACGTCGGGGAAAAGCATTCCTGACGCCTTCGCTCCTTCCAATGAATTGTGGGGGGAAATGGTCAAAGCCTCCGGAGTGGAGTCCAACCTGATCGAAAAGCGCCTCGTCGGGAATGTGCCGGGCATCGTGATCTCAAAGAAAAAACATGATCAGCTCATCGAGAAGTACGGGGCCGTGAATGCGAAGACCATATTGGAAGCCATGACCGAGGATGAATTCGCCATGGGGTATACAGATCCGTTCGCAAGCTCCACAGGATTGAACTTCCTCATCACCGGACTTAATGCCTTCGATAATAAAAATGTGCTGAGTGACGATGCCGTGAAGGGATTTGAATCGTTCCAGGCCAATGTTCCGTTCACAGCCTCCACGACCCTGCAAATGAGGGAGGCGGCCAAGTCAGGGATGCTGGACGGATTCGTTCTTGAATATCAGACCTATACAAACGCATCCGACCTCAAGGATTCCTATGAATTCGTGCCATTCGGTGTCCGCCATGATAACCCATTGTATGCCCTTGGGGAGCTCCCGGCAGAAAAGGTCAAGGTGCTGGAAGAGTTCGCTCAATTCGCCAAGCAGGACCGTTACAAGGAGCTTGCCAAAAAAGACGGCTTCAACGGTTTGGAAGAGTATCAGTCCGAAATGAAGCCCCTGGACGGAAGCACGATTACCTCCGCCCAGAAGATCTGGAAGGAAAAAAAGAACGGTACCCAGTCGATTGCCGCCGTTTTCGTAGCGGACGTATCGGGAAGCATGGACGGGGAATCGCTTAATAAGCTGAAAGAGTCCCTCCTCAAAGGACAAAAGTATCTCGGGAAAGACAATTCGATCGGTCTGGTCAGTTATTCGGATGATGTGGCCATCAATATGCCGATCAAAAAATTCGATGTGAACCAGCAATCTGAATTCGTCGGGGCGGTGGAAAGCCTGCAGGCCAATGGCGGTACGGCCACCTATGACGGAATCGTGGTGGCCATGAAGATGCTCCAGGATGAGCTCGAAAAGAATCCGGATACACGCCCCCTCATCTTCGTGTTGAGTGACGGGGATACGAATCAGGGGAATTCATTGAAAGCCGTCCGCCCCCTGATCGAAGCGTACAAAATTCCGGTGTATACAATCGGGTATAACGCGGACCTCAAGGCGCTCGAAACCATTTCGTCCATCAATGAGGCTGCCAGCATCAATGCCGACACCGACGACGTCGTCTATAAGATCCGAAATCTGTTCAACGTCCAATTATAG
- a CDS encoding DUF2269 family protein, whose translation MFIRGGMASLYSIVMIVHVATAVIGFGQTFLFPFLLRYPRSEAEARTVLMLLGQMGKLAKYSDLILLGSGVGMLCLGYPFESWVIASLILFFTMRFSSSVLSRKAAISLWNMLHDEAGAYFMEEYRNRMESFLPKVWFTQALNIAIILLMILKP comes from the coding sequence ATGTTCATAAGGGGAGGGATGGCAAGTTTGTATTCAATCGTCATGATCGTCCACGTAGCCACGGCTGTCATCGGTTTCGGACAGACGTTCCTATTCCCGTTCCTGCTCCGGTACCCCCGATCGGAGGCGGAGGCAAGGACTGTGCTCATGCTCCTTGGGCAGATGGGGAAACTCGCGAAATACAGTGATTTGATCCTCTTGGGGAGCGGTGTGGGCATGCTTTGCCTCGGTTATCCGTTCGAGTCCTGGGTCATCGCTTCCCTGATCCTGTTCTTCACCATGCGCTTTTCATCTTCTGTCCTGTCTAGGAAGGCGGCTATTTCTTTATGGAATATGCTCCACGACGAAGCCGGAGCTTATTTTATGGAGGAATACCGGAACCGCATGGAATCATTCCTTCCAAAAGTGTGGTTCACGCAGGCACTCAACATCGCGATCATCCTCCTCATGATTTTGAAACCTTAG
- the yunB gene encoding sporulation protein YunB: protein MFKKRRPKRSPLPARHVFIISFIVFVLMTVQSLYMINRGIEPALMEIAETTTRQFAAQAINDSISKNISEEVDINQLIVKHETGGEPSYSFDPGIYNKLIAESTERVQQYLDYVEKGDLEKLEAFTSETEIDFEKSKDAKGIVYYVPLGLAANNTLLANMGPQIPIQFMIIGDVQSNVETQTNVVGINNTYLEVYINISVEMNVIIPRRTKTIKVANKVKIGDLFIPGKVPDFYSGNGSGSSPAIQLPKKSE from the coding sequence ATGTTCAAGAAGCGACGACCGAAACGATCTCCCCTGCCTGCACGTCATGTCTTCATCATATCGTTCATCGTGTTTGTACTGATGACGGTACAGAGTCTGTACATGATCAATAGGGGCATCGAGCCCGCACTCATGGAAATCGCTGAAACAACGACCCGGCAGTTCGCCGCCCAGGCCATCAACGATTCCATTTCCAAAAACATCTCTGAAGAGGTGGATATCAATCAGTTGATCGTGAAGCATGAAACCGGCGGGGAACCGAGCTATAGCTTTGACCCGGGTATATACAACAAGCTGATCGCAGAATCGACCGAAAGGGTCCAGCAGTACCTGGATTATGTGGAAAAAGGCGACCTGGAAAAGCTCGAGGCCTTTACCTCTGAGACGGAAATCGATTTTGAGAAAAGCAAAGATGCAAAAGGCATTGTGTATTATGTACCCCTCGGCCTTGCAGCAAATAATACCCTCCTGGCCAATATGGGCCCTCAGATTCCGATCCAGTTCATGATCATAGGGGACGTGCAATCCAATGTAGAGACGCAAACGAATGTGGTCGGGATCAATAACACCTATCTCGAAGTGTACATCAACATTTCGGTTGAAATGAATGTGATCATTCCGAGGCGGACCAAAACGATCAAGGTGGCCAATAAAGTCAAAATCGGCGATCTGTTCATACCAGGGAAAGTCCCGGACTTTTATAGCGGGAACGGCAGCGGAAGCTCCCCTGCCATCCAGCTTCCGAAAAAAAGCGAATAG
- a CDS encoding YrzI family small protein, whose protein sequence is MTLNLLFVTLTLKKKRTSFEEAAHNESVSKHFEETKTKLHHFTSHTL, encoded by the coding sequence ATGACTCTGAACTTATTATTCGTGACGCTTACGTTGAAAAAGAAGCGTACGTCATTCGAAGAAGCTGCACATAATGAATCGGTCTCGAAGCATTTCGAAGAAACCAAGACAAAACTGCACCACTTCACATCACATACGCTGTAA
- a CDS encoding IS110 family transposase produces MHDNRNERINQISEDTLVIGVDIAKCVHYACAVDERGREVKKSFSFRQSRQGFETFYATILKVMESHQKKNVVVGFEPTGHYWMNLSSYLTDRGIRFVLVNPLHVKQTKELDDNLQSKNDPKDARVIAKMIPQGYYSIPRDMTPIEAELRHGSAFRARLKKQGASTQNRIKRWIDLYFPEFISVYKSIGMNASTVLSSYPLPEDLVREDPEKLLENLKNLGGKHFSVKNLTKLLDVAATSIGYQESPEMARAEIQILLTQMKLLEEQLVSIEKQLVTLAKQMTDFDLFLSVPGIGENTVVEILSEIGAFSHYKSPRQILKLAGLTLVTNSSGKKEGNKRLSKRGRKRLRSLIYKAIFPILHAIPAFRSLYDYYSEHREHPVAKKEALLILCRKLIQVLHGLSKRGETFNEERMVADISFFGNQEAA; encoded by the coding sequence ATGCATGATAATCGAAATGAACGCATTAATCAAATTTCTGAGGACACATTGGTGATTGGCGTCGACATCGCCAAGTGTGTACATTATGCCTGCGCAGTGGATGAACGAGGTAGGGAGGTCAAGAAAAGCTTCTCATTCCGTCAGTCCAGACAAGGCTTTGAAACCTTTTACGCTACCATCCTAAAGGTGATGGAATCTCATCAAAAGAAGAATGTAGTCGTTGGATTTGAACCTACCGGTCATTACTGGATGAATTTATCCTCGTACCTTACGGATCGGGGCATTCGCTTTGTTCTCGTCAACCCTCTCCATGTGAAGCAAACCAAAGAATTGGATGACAACCTACAGAGTAAAAACGATCCGAAAGACGCTCGTGTCATTGCCAAGATGATACCGCAAGGCTATTACAGTATTCCTCGTGACATGACTCCTATTGAAGCAGAGTTGCGTCATGGTTCGGCATTTAGGGCTCGTCTGAAAAAACAAGGAGCGTCGACTCAAAACCGGATCAAGCGATGGATTGATCTATACTTCCCTGAGTTTATTTCGGTTTATAAGTCCATTGGAATGAACGCCTCCACTGTTCTTTCTTCTTATCCTCTTCCGGAAGACCTTGTGAGAGAAGATCCTGAGAAGCTCTTGGAGAACCTCAAGAACCTGGGAGGTAAGCATTTCTCGGTTAAAAACCTTACTAAGCTTCTTGATGTCGCGGCCACATCTATTGGCTATCAGGAGAGTCCTGAAATGGCACGGGCAGAAATCCAAATTCTATTGACACAGATGAAGCTGCTTGAAGAACAACTGGTAAGCATAGAAAAGCAGTTAGTGACGTTGGCGAAACAGATGACAGATTTCGATCTGTTCCTTTCGGTCCCTGGTATTGGAGAAAACACCGTAGTAGAGATCCTTTCAGAAATAGGAGCCTTTTCACACTATAAGAGTCCACGCCAAATCCTTAAATTAGCGGGTCTTACGTTAGTCACCAATTCCTCGGGAAAAAAAGAAGGGAACAAACGCTTGTCGAAACGCGGGCGGAAACGGCTACGCTCCTTGATATATAAGGCGATTTTCCCGATTTTACACGCCATACCAGCGTTTCGGTCCCTGTACGATTACTATAGTGAACATCGCGAACACCCCGTCGCTAAGAAAGAAGCGTTGTTAATCCTATGTCGGAAATTGATTCAAGTCCTTCATGGTTTAAGCAAAAGGGGCGAAACATTCAATGAAGAACGTATGGTAGCTGATATCTCCTTCTTTGGTAATCAAGAAGCTGCGTAA
- a CDS encoding YrhC family protein, producing MNKNIFEQKKSDYRRFGFTLLYLSVFLYLGVLIPGISDTAVKLYSLMGMTMVLLIASFTFFKKAITYQKRIMEDE from the coding sequence TTGAATAAGAACATATTCGAACAAAAGAAATCCGATTATAGACGGTTTGGATTCACTCTTTTATATTTGAGCGTATTCTTATATCTGGGCGTATTGATCCCCGGCATTTCAGATACCGCGGTGAAGTTGTACAGCCTCATGGGCATGACCATGGTCCTGCTGATCGCTTCTTTTACCTTCTTTAAAAAGGCAATCACGTATCAAAAACGAATTATGGAAGACGAATAA
- a CDS encoding bifunctional cystathionine gamma-lyase/homocysteine desulfhydrase — protein MKKKTKLIHGGIPTDPQTGAVSTPIYQVSTYKQDEVGKHKGFEYSRSGNPTRHALEELIKDLEGGERGFAFGSGMAAITAVMMMFNSGDHVVLTDDVYGGTYRVMTKVLNRLGIESTFVDSSNPSSIEEAIRENTKAVYIETPTNPLLKITDIKAAAALAKKHGLLTVVDNTFSTPYWQNPLALGADIVLHSATKYLGGHSDVVAGLVVVNSDQLAEELFFVQNSTGGVLGPQDSWLLIRGIKTLGLRMEEHEVNTKKIVDFLLQHPKVSKVYYPGLESHPNHEIVKAQASGFGGMVSFDVGSEANADRLLTNTKYFTLAESLGAVESLISVPARMTHASIPKDRRDELGITDGLVRISVGLEDVEDLIEDIDQALSK, from the coding sequence ATGAAAAAGAAAACGAAACTGATCCACGGCGGCATTCCGACCGACCCCCAGACGGGTGCGGTGTCCACACCGATCTATCAGGTAAGCACATATAAGCAGGATGAAGTCGGTAAGCATAAGGGGTTTGAATATTCCCGGTCAGGAAATCCGACCAGGCATGCCCTTGAGGAATTGATCAAAGATCTTGAAGGCGGAGAACGAGGGTTTGCATTCGGTTCCGGTATGGCCGCCATCACAGCGGTGATGATGATGTTCAATAGCGGTGATCATGTCGTCCTGACGGATGATGTCTACGGCGGTACCTACCGTGTGATGACAAAAGTATTGAACAGGCTCGGCATCGAATCGACATTCGTCGATTCCAGTAATCCATCGTCCATCGAAGAAGCGATCCGTGAGAATACGAAAGCGGTCTATATCGAGACACCGACCAATCCGCTCCTGAAGATCACGGATATCAAAGCAGCAGCAGCCCTTGCAAAGAAGCATGGCCTGCTCACCGTAGTTGATAATACGTTCAGTACGCCATACTGGCAGAATCCCCTTGCCCTAGGTGCAGACATCGTCCTTCACAGTGCCACCAAATACCTTGGAGGACACAGTGATGTCGTGGCAGGACTCGTGGTCGTGAATTCCGATCAGCTCGCGGAAGAACTCTTCTTCGTTCAGAACTCTACCGGCGGTGTCCTCGGTCCACAGGATTCATGGCTGCTCATCCGCGGGATCAAGACGCTCGGCCTCCGGATGGAAGAGCACGAAGTCAATACGAAGAAGATCGTCGACTTCCTCCTTCAACATCCAAAAGTGTCCAAGGTCTATTACCCTGGACTTGAATCGCATCCGAATCACGAGATTGTAAAAGCACAGGCTTCTGGCTTCGGCGGTATGGTTTCGTTCGATGTGGGAAGCGAGGCGAATGCCGACCGTCTTCTCACCAATACGAAATACTTCACCCTGGCAGAAAGCCTCGGTGCCGTGGAAAGCTTGATTTCCGTGCCTGCCCGCATGACGCATGCCTCCATTCCGAAGGATCGCCGTGACGAACTTGGCATCACGGATGGCCTCGTCAGGATCTCCGTCGGCCTTGAGGATGTGGAAGATCTGATTGAGGATATCGATCAAGCGCTCTCTAAATAA
- a CDS encoding PLP-dependent cysteine synthase family protein, whose protein sequence is MEVYSSVQELIGNTPIVELTNFPLKKGVRLFAKLEFMNPGGSVKDRLGKELLEDAIRTGKIQKGGTLIEPTAGNTGIGLALAAVSSGYKVMFCVPEKFSVEKQTLMRALGATVVNTPTADGMKGAIAKAEQLLKEIPGSYSPAQFSNAANPMTYYKSLGPEVWKQMDGRIDTFIAGAGTGGTFMGTARFLKEQKASLRTVIVEPEGSILNGGPSGPHRTEGIGMEFLPDYMDPSYFEGIHTVSDKDAFTMVKELAGKEGLLVGSSSGAAMYAALLEAEQAEPGAHLLTIFPDSSERYLSQDIYEGGSSE, encoded by the coding sequence TTGGAAGTATATAGCAGTGTACAGGAACTCATCGGGAACACACCCATCGTGGAACTGACGAACTTCCCGCTGAAGAAAGGGGTCCGGCTTTTCGCGAAGCTGGAATTCATGAATCCGGGTGGCAGTGTCAAGGACCGCCTTGGAAAAGAACTACTGGAAGATGCGATCCGGACCGGCAAGATTCAAAAGGGCGGTACGCTCATAGAGCCCACGGCAGGCAATACAGGTATCGGACTTGCCCTGGCGGCGGTGAGTTCAGGTTACAAGGTGATGTTCTGCGTCCCTGAAAAGTTCTCGGTCGAAAAGCAGACCCTCATGAGGGCCCTCGGTGCCACGGTGGTGAACACCCCGACAGCCGACGGGATGAAGGGGGCCATCGCCAAGGCCGAACAGCTGCTGAAGGAGATCCCCGGTTCATATTCACCTGCACAGTTCTCGAATGCAGCGAACCCCATGACCTACTACAAGTCCCTCGGTCCGGAAGTCTGGAAACAGATGGATGGACGGATCGATACGTTTATAGCGGGCGCCGGCACAGGCGGTACGTTCATGGGGACGGCGCGCTTCCTGAAAGAACAGAAGGCGTCGCTCAGGACCGTCATCGTCGAGCCTGAAGGGTCCATCCTGAACGGAGGTCCGTCCGGTCCCCACCGCACAGAAGGGATCGGCATGGAGTTCCTGCCGGATTATATGGATCCATCTTATTTCGAGGGGATCCATACGGTGAGTGATAAAGATGCTTTCACCATGGTAAAGGAACTGGCCGGAAAAGAAGGCCTTCTCGTCGGAAGTTCTTCCGGTGCGGCCATGTATGCGGCACTCCTCGAAGCAGAGCAGGCTGAACCCGGGGCACATCTCTTGACGATCTTCCCCGATTCCAGCGAACGATACTTAAGTCAGGATATCTATGAAGGAGGAAGTTCAGAATGA